Proteins encoded together in one Cicer arietinum cultivar CDC Frontier isolate Library 1 chromosome 4, Cicar.CDCFrontier_v2.0, whole genome shotgun sequence window:
- the LOC140918655 gene encoding FBD-associated F-box protein At3g52670-like, protein MSDRVKMKRHNLNDLPNEILLHIMSYMMIKDVVKTSVLSKRWKNLWKYLPDLKLNTSEFSKPWFFTECVSDIVSSRSQGDYPLRTLDFNRHGSFQHKVFTGLITHAMSRNLQQLKIVVPSNIGLPYSIFSCHSLTSIYISVSRYDVKRRTRLPKHLDLPALKSLHLDFVGIQADESGHAEPFSACTKLTNLYIDECVLVYPSSLSRDVEGILNVINASLSNLTIKDTLTQKNMRPEPTYKYVISTPKLISFTVNGSPFRASSVPHGVKVELQSSSVT, encoded by the coding sequence ATGAGTGATAGGGTGAAGATGAAGAGACACAATCTCAATGACTTGCCCAATGAAATTCTGCTTCATATAATGtcatatatgatgataaaagaTGTTGTTAAGACCAGTGTCTTGTCGAAAAGGTGGAAGAATCTATGGAAATACCTCCCTGATCTTAAATTAAATACCTCTGAATTTAGCAAGCCTTGGTTTTTCACTGAATGTGTGTCTGATATTGTGTCATCTCGTAGTCAAGGCGATTATCCTTTACGAACTCTTGACTTCAATCGCCATGGTTCTTTTCAACATAAGGTCTTCACTGGTCTCATAACACATGCTATGTCTCGTAATCTCCAGCAATTGAAGATAGTTGTCCCATCCAATATTGGTTTGCCCTATTCTATCTTTTCTTGTCATTCTTtgacctctatttacatttcgGTTTCGAGGTATGATGTCAAGAGAAGAACTAGACTCCCTAAGCATCTCGACCTTCCAGCTTTAAAAAGTTTGCATCTTGACTTTGTTGGGATTCAAGCAGATGAAAGTGGTCATGCTGAACCCTTCTCAGCTTGTACAAAGTTAACCAATCTGTACATTGATGAGTGTGTCTTAGTTTACCCTAGCTCTCTCTCCCGCGATGTGGAAGGAATCCTCAATGTAATCAATGCTTCACTTTCCAATTTGACTATCAAAGATACTTTAACTCAAAAAAACATGAGACCTGAACCAACTTACAAATATGTGATATCCACGCCGAAACTAATTTCTTTTACCGTAAATGGTTCTCCTTTTCGGGCGTCTTCTGTACCTCATGGGGTGAAGGTTGAGCTTCAGTCTTCCTCAGTGACGTAA
- the LOC101508540 gene encoding putative F-box/LRR-repeat protein At3g49150, producing MEPPRRSERLRQKRDRLSDLPNAILLHIMSFMMIKDIVKTSTLSKRWKNLWKHLSELKLNTFEFKKPWFFAECVSDIVSSRSKGNYPLKTLDFNRHGSFQHKIFSDLIEHAINRGVQKLRVVVPANVGLPYCVFTSHSLTSLYISASIYDKRRTRLPNYLDLPSLTSLHLDYVGIQTDDNGFAEPFSSCNKLNNLFIKNCCFVHPRDIFLKVEGTLHVTNATLTNLTINNYDPTYKYVISAPNLTSFIVNDSPFQPLDMPCVNIHHLHSSSSFM from the coding sequence ATGGAGCCACCAAGGAGGAGTGAGAGGCTGAGGCAAAAGAGAGACAGATTAAGTGACTTGCCAAACGCAATTCTGCTTCATATAATGTCATTCATGATGATAAAAGACATTGTCAAGACTAGCACACTCTCAAAACGTTGGAAGAATCTCTGGAAACACCTCTctgaactaaaattaaatacctTTGAATTCAAAAAACCATGGTTTTTTGCAGAATGTGTGTCTGATATTGTGTCATCTCGTAGTAAGGGAAACTATCCCTTAAAAACACTTGATTTCAACCGTCATGGTTCATTTCAACACAAAATATTCAGTGATCTCATTGAACATGCTATCAATCGTGGCGTCCAGAAATTAAGAGTAGTTGTCCCAGCAAATGTTGGTTTGCCATATTGTGTCTTTACTTCTCATTCTTTGACTTCTCTTTATATCTCAGCTTCAATTTATGATAAAAGAAGAACTAGACTCCCTAACTATCTTGATCTTCCTTCTTTAACAAGTTTGCATCTTGATTATGTTGGGATTCAAACGGATGATAATGGTTTTGCTGAACCCTTCTCAAGTTGTAATAAGTTAAACAATCTTTTCATTAAGAATTGTTGTTTTGTTCATCCTAGAGATATCTTTTTAAAGGTGGAAGGAACCCTTCATGTAACCAATGCTACACTCACCAATTTGACTATCAACAATTATGACCCCACTTACAAATATGTCATATCTGCACCAAACTTAACTTCTTTCATTGTCAATGATTCTCCTTTTCAGCCATTGGATATGCCTTGTGTCAACATTCATCATCTTCACTCTTCTTCTTCATTCATGTAA
- the LOC101511755 gene encoding probable mitochondrial import inner membrane translocase subunit TIM21, with translation MFRIRRMLSYRALLSCTRNAHSSSETRSLIRSHPPSFLGVGITENHGSTTSFARLISSKASQEQGKSSEKTKKEITTIEDPFDSSPTYNIPEKPVTFVEGASYSVIILAGLGVAAAAGYAVFKELIFQPKEYKIYNKALKRIQDDGQVRVRIGSPITGYGQESRNRAARQRIPNRVWTDEEGVEHVEVNFYIRGPHGHGKVFSEMFKGADSEWKYTYLIVEIRAPTPAQLILESYIPAYNTNK, from the exons ATGTTTCGCATCCGCAGAATGTTGTCTTATCGTGCACTCTTATCATGTACCCGCAATGCACATTCCTCATCCGAAACGCGTTCTCTCATTCGTTCCCATCCCCCTTCCTTCCTAG gaGTAGGAATCACAGAAAACCATGGATCAACTACCTCTTTTGCAAGACTCATTTCTTCAAAAGCATCGCAAGAACAGGGGAAAAGCTCAGAAAAG ACGAAAAAGGAGATAACAACTATTGAGGATCCTTTTGATTCTTCTCCAACATATAATATTCCAGAGAAGCCGGTAACATTTGTGGAAGGGGCGTCCTACAGTGTGATCATTCTTGCAGGGCTTGGAGTTGCAGCAGCTGCTGGATATGCTGTTTTCAAGGAACTTATATTTCAACCCAAAGA GTACAAGATATATAACAAGGCTCTCAAAAGAATTCAAGATGATGGTCAG GTTAGAGTGAGGATTGGCTCCCCAATTACAGGTTATGGCCAGGAGAGTAGAAATCGTGCTGCTCGTCAAAGAATTCCCAACAGGGTTTGGACTGATGAGGAGGGTGTTGAGCATGTAGAG GTTAATTTCTATATCCGGGGCCCTCATGGACATGGAAAAGTATTCTCCGAGATGTTCAAAGGAGCTGACAGTGAGTGGAAATACACATACTTGATTGTTGAGATTAGAGCACCAACTCCAGCACAATTAATTCTGGAGTCATATATCCCAGCTTACAACACAAACAAGTAG